In a genomic window of Ipomoea triloba cultivar NCNSP0323 chromosome 3, ASM357664v1:
- the LOC116014023 gene encoding protein SPIRAL1-like 3 — MGRGVSAGGGQSSLGYLFGGGEAPAAQSHEKASSSPAPKPLAAAAPQPADHSKQVAAGILSSNANNYVRGDGQNCGNFLTERRSTKVQAAPGGGSSLGYLFGGGSGN, encoded by the exons ATGGGCCGTGGAGTTAGTGCTGGAGGTGGACAGAGTTCTTTGGGTTACCTGTTTGGAGGCGGAGAGGCACCGGCTGCTCAAAGCCATGAAAAGGCTTCTTCTTCGCCTGCTCCAAAGCCGCTTGCCGCCGCGGCTCCACAACCTGCGGATCACAGCAAGCAGGTTGCCGCCGGCATTCTCAGCAGTAACGCAAACAACTATGTCCGTGGAGATGGTCAGAACTGTGGCAACTTTCTAACG GAAAGGCGTTCGACGAAAGTCCAAGCTGCACCTGGTGGCGGCTCTTCCCTGGGTTATCTGTTTGGAGGTGGCAGCGGCAATTGA
- the LOC116014022 gene encoding putative methylesterase 11, chloroplastic has product MGLCFSRRETPKKRPSKRIVHQSSAVGGVGGSSRWGRNRSSRKDGIVIQDPALAAAILFQQQMQNGGGGGGGLAFDRSASLRYPGSNSKKNHQALPRSSSSRARSLTDPLLQPHQLVNKDIKLDELETSHFVLVHGGGFGAWCWYKTIALLEGAGFKVTAIDLTGSGIHSFDTNSIASLSQYVKPLTDFFEKLGDGEKVILVGHDFGGACISYAMELFPAKVSKAVFIAAAMLTSGQSTLDMFSQKTDSNDLMQQAQIFIYANGNNNPPTAIDLDKSLLRDLLFNQSPAKDVALASVSMRPIPFSPVLEKLSLSDLKYGSVRRFYVETPEDNAIPIALQQNMITQSRPEQVFHLKGADHSPFFSKPQALHKTLVEISMIP; this is encoded by the exons ATGGGGCTTTGTTTCTCGCGGAGGGAGACGCCGAAGAAGCGGCCATCGAAGCGTATAGTGCACCAATCCTCGGCTGTCGGCGGCGTCGGAGGGAGCAGTAGGTGGGGTAGGAATCGATCGTCCAGGAaggatggaattgtaattcaggaCCCGGCGCTCGCCGCCGCGATTCTGTTCCAGCAGCAGATGCagaacggcggcggcggcggcggcggtttgGCGTTTGATCGTTCCGCCTCGCTCCGTTATCCCGGCTCCAACTCGAAGAAGAATCATCAGGCGTTGCCTCGGAGCTCGAGCTCCAGAGCTCGCTCGCTAACTGATCCCCTGCTTCAACCTCACCAACTGGTTAATAAG GATATAAAGCTTGATGAATTAGAGACCAGCCATTTTGTCCTTGTTCATGGTGGTGGTTTTGGGGCTTGGTGCTGGTATAAAACCATTGCACTTCTGGAAGGAGCTGGATTTAAAGTTACTGCTATAGATTTAACTGGTTCAGGAATTCATTCTTTTGACACAAATAGTATAGCCAGCCTGTCACAGTATGTGAAGCCACTCACTGATTTTTTTGAAAAGCTTGGTGATGGAGAGAAg GTGATTTTGGTAGGGCATGATTTTGGTGGTGCTTGTATATCATATGCTATGGAGCTTTTCCCTGCTAAAGTCTCGAAAGCTGTTTTCATTGCAGCGGCTATGTTGACCAGTGGGCAGAGTACCCTtgatatgttttctcaaaag ACAGATTCGAATGATCTGATGCAACAggctcaaatatttatttatgccAATGGGAACAACAATCCCCCAACTGCAATTGACCTGGACAAATCACTCCTGAGGGACTTACTATTTAACCAGAGTCCTGCTAAG GATGTTGCATTAGCATCTGTGTCAATGAGGCCTATCCCCTTTTCACCTGTTTTGGAGAAGCTCTCTTTGTCAGACCTGAAGTATGGCTCCGTTAGACGGTTCTATGTTGAAACTCCAGAAGATAATGCAATACCCATTGCTTTACAACAGAACATGATTACCCAAAGTCGTCCAGAACAAGTTTTTCATCTCAAGGGTGCCGATCACTCGCCATTCTTCTCAAAGCCACAAGCCCTGCATAAAACACTGGTAGAGATCTCAATGATCCCTTAA